Proteins co-encoded in one Spirosoma endbachense genomic window:
- a CDS encoding efflux RND transporter periplasmic adaptor subunit: protein MNLIKLIGCAGLLALMAACSKEAKTADEVEGKKDAFALTDTMLSRVSTEVVVVQPVRSQLRLIGRIVPDENRVIKVFPLVGGNVRDVRVELGDYVQKGQTLAVIQSSEVAGYNSQLVQAQAELRLAEKNLQVAKEMYADKLSSERDVLAARREVEREEAELTRLKEVLQIYGADQQSVALVKAPISGYVLEKNINQGTQLRSDDANAVFTISQLNEIWVLANVNESDIGRVKIGLPAQIQTLSYPDRIFHGTVNKVYNVLDQTTKTMQVRIRLANEKMLLKPGMNASVVLAFDDGGSMPTIPAKALIFDKSKQFVMVFHDRQHIDTREVQVHRSLGDVAYIRSGLKPGEKVITQSQLLIYDALND from the coding sequence ATGAATCTCATCAAGTTAATTGGTTGCGCCGGGCTATTGGCCCTGATGGCTGCCTGCTCGAAGGAAGCGAAAACCGCCGACGAAGTCGAGGGAAAGAAAGACGCCTTTGCCCTGACCGACACTATGTTAAGTCGGGTTAGTACCGAGGTCGTGGTGGTGCAGCCCGTCCGTAGTCAACTCCGACTGATTGGCCGGATTGTGCCCGACGAGAATCGCGTCATTAAAGTGTTTCCGTTGGTTGGTGGTAATGTCCGCGATGTTCGTGTCGAACTGGGCGATTATGTTCAGAAAGGTCAGACGCTGGCCGTCATTCAGTCGAGCGAGGTAGCTGGCTACAATAGCCAGTTAGTGCAGGCTCAGGCTGAGCTGCGGTTGGCGGAGAAAAATCTTCAAGTCGCTAAAGAGATGTATGCCGACAAATTGAGCTCGGAGCGGGATGTGTTAGCGGCCCGCCGGGAGGTTGAACGGGAAGAAGCAGAATTGACCCGCCTGAAAGAAGTACTCCAGATTTATGGCGCTGATCAGCAATCGGTTGCCCTGGTAAAAGCACCGATTTCGGGCTATGTGCTCGAAAAAAATATAAACCAGGGTACGCAGCTTCGCTCCGACGATGCGAATGCTGTGTTCACCATTTCGCAACTGAATGAGATCTGGGTGTTGGCCAACGTAAATGAATCCGACATTGGCCGGGTGAAGATCGGTTTACCCGCTCAGATTCAGACGCTTTCTTACCCCGATCGTATATTTCACGGAACGGTCAATAAAGTGTATAACGTACTGGATCAAACCACTAAAACCATGCAGGTACGCATCCGGCTCGCCAACGAAAAGATGTTGCTCAAACCCGGTATGAATGCCAGCGTTGTTCTGGCATTTGACGATGGCGGCAGCATGCCTACCATTCCGGCCAAAGCGCTGATTTTTGACAAGAGCAAACAGTTCGTGATGGTTTTCCACGACCGACAGCATATCGATACCCGCGAAGTGCAGGTTCACCGTTCACTGGGCGATGTTGCCTATATCCGCAGTGGACTAAAGCCCGGTGAAAAGGTAATAACTCAATCGCAGTTACTCATTTATGACGCCCTTAACGACTGA
- a CDS encoding TolC family protein: MTNYIVWAVVLLGTTAQAQDTLSVSLRQADSVFLQRNLLALAGRYQIEATQAQVIQARLLDNPTVNVELNAYNPALHRPLDVGGQGQKAFSIQQTILLAGKRNKRVAVATEQARLTELQFTDLLRTLRFELRSRFYDVYFTQNTLREYINQRARLTETIRAFERQYNRNNVALRELVRLKALLLQLNNDQLDLQNQLTEHQRDLRTLLQTTAVIRPLTSEADLNRYKTALPPLDQAVNAAFDNRPDLRGAETLVRQADANIALQKALATPDIRVGGLYDQNASYTPNYTAVTVSMDLPVLNKNQGNIRSARAQADYQRLVQRNARVAVENEVQAALQRIRQTEAAYQAIDPSFSAQFDDLNLGVLRNFERGNLSLIEFVDLFETYLENVQQLNRLNADRINAYEQLNFTVGIDLFK; this comes from the coding sequence ATGACTAATTATATAGTCTGGGCGGTGGTGTTGTTAGGCACCACCGCCCAGGCTCAGGACACGTTGTCTGTTAGCCTACGCCAGGCCGACAGCGTGTTTTTGCAGCGAAATTTATTAGCGCTGGCCGGTCGCTATCAGATTGAGGCAACTCAGGCACAGGTTATTCAGGCCCGGCTGCTGGATAATCCGACGGTCAATGTTGAGTTAAATGCCTACAACCCAGCCCTGCATCGACCGCTAGATGTGGGTGGCCAGGGGCAGAAGGCATTTTCCATTCAGCAAACAATTCTGCTGGCGGGTAAGCGGAATAAACGGGTTGCCGTTGCTACCGAACAGGCCCGGCTCACGGAACTACAATTCACCGATCTGCTCCGAACACTTCGATTTGAGCTGCGAAGCCGGTTTTACGATGTCTATTTTACGCAGAATACACTTCGGGAATACATCAATCAGCGAGCACGATTGACGGAAACAATTCGGGCGTTTGAACGGCAGTATAACCGCAATAATGTAGCCCTGAGGGAATTAGTCAGGCTTAAAGCGCTCCTGTTGCAGCTTAATAATGATCAGTTGGATCTGCAAAATCAGTTAACGGAGCATCAGCGGGATTTACGAACGTTGTTGCAAACAACAGCCGTAATCCGACCTCTAACATCGGAGGCCGACCTGAATCGGTACAAAACGGCGTTACCGCCATTGGATCAGGCTGTTAACGCGGCTTTCGATAACCGACCCGATCTGCGTGGGGCCGAAACGCTGGTGCGGCAGGCCGATGCAAACATCGCTTTGCAGAAGGCACTGGCCACGCCCGATATCCGGGTAGGGGGCCTATACGATCAAAACGCCAGCTATACGCCCAATTACACCGCTGTAACGGTAAGCATGGACTTGCCCGTTCTGAATAAGAACCAGGGCAACATTCGTTCAGCGCGGGCACAGGCCGACTACCAGCGTCTGGTTCAGCGCAACGCGCGCGTGGCGGTTGAAAATGAAGTGCAGGCCGCTTTGCAGCGAATTCGGCAAACCGAAGCTGCTTATCAGGCAATCGATCCCAGTTTTTCGGCGCAATTCGATGATTTAAACCTGGGGGTATTGCGCAACTTCGAACGGGGCAATCTGTCGCTCATCGAGTTTGTGGATCTTTTTGAAACCTACCTGGAAAACGTGCAGCAACTCAATCGGCTGAATGCTGATCGGATTAACGCCTACGAACAACTCAACTTCACAGTCGGTATTGACCTGTTTAAGTAA
- the eboC gene encoding UbiA-like protein EboC (EboC, a homolog the polyprenyltransferase UbiA, belongs to system of proteins involved in the trafficking of precursor metabolites to an extracytoplasmic compartment so that the biosynthesis of certain natural products, such as scytonemin, can be completed.), which yields MLKALLSLTRPANLVTAIADVLAGMAIAGYFLVQNPAPAPVGWLALATVCLYGGGVVFNDVFDAELDAIERPERAIPSGVVSKSTATLLGAVLLIVGIAASFLVNQTAGLLAIGIAVASLVYDRFGKHHDWLGPVNMGLCRGMNLLLGVSIIPEQVLPWAWIGLVPIAYIAAITMISRGEVHGGSVTTLRVAGLLYALVIGCVAALAQQQQQLGTALPFLILFGYYIFPPLWRAVREPVGQNIGMAVRAGVLSLIVMNAAWVAAFASFPLAMLVFCLLPLSRLLAKIFAVT from the coding sequence ATGTTAAAAGCACTACTATCCCTCACTCGTCCTGCCAATCTCGTTACGGCCATTGCCGACGTGCTGGCTGGTATGGCCATTGCGGGTTATTTTCTCGTTCAGAATCCGGCTCCGGCTCCAGTCGGCTGGCTCGCTTTAGCCACCGTTTGTTTGTATGGCGGTGGGGTTGTTTTTAACGATGTGTTCGACGCCGAATTAGATGCTATCGAGCGACCCGAGCGCGCAATTCCGAGTGGGGTAGTCAGCAAGAGTACCGCTACTTTATTAGGTGCAGTTCTGTTGATAGTCGGGATCGCTGCCTCATTTTTAGTGAATCAAACGGCCGGATTACTGGCCATTGGCATTGCCGTTGCCTCGCTTGTTTATGACCGGTTCGGTAAGCATCATGATTGGCTGGGGCCGGTCAATATGGGCCTTTGTCGGGGAATGAATCTACTTTTGGGTGTGAGCATTATTCCTGAGCAGGTTTTGCCTTGGGCCTGGATTGGTTTAGTGCCGATTGCTTATATAGCCGCTATTACCATGATTAGTCGGGGCGAGGTTCATGGCGGTAGTGTAACAACGCTGCGGGTAGCAGGTCTGCTATATGCGCTGGTGATTGGCTGTGTAGCGGCACTCGCCCAGCAGCAGCAGCAGCTGGGGACAGCGCTTCCCTTTCTGATTTTATTCGGGTATTATATTTTCCCACCACTCTGGCGGGCCGTTCGGGAGCCGGTAGGGCAGAATATTGGTATGGCTGTGCGGGCCGGGGTGCTTTCGCTGATTGTCATGAACGCGGCCTGGGTCGCAGCTTTTGCCTCATTCCCATTGGCGATGCTGGTATTTTGCTTATTGCCCCTGTCGCGGCTGCTGGCAAAGATTTTTGCGGTAACCTGA
- a CDS encoding TatD family hydrolase gives MSFMDSIRGMSFFDMHVHMTSRTTDDYQAMADAGVVAMIEPAFWLGQPRTGVDSFRDYFASLVGWERFRASQFGIRHYCTIGLNSKEANQEELAEQVMEILPLFIYKEGVVGVGEIGFDDQTAAEDKYYRAQLDLAKEAGLPVQIHTPHRDKKQGTSRSMDIAIEHGLEPGMVIVDHNNEETVREVLDRGFWAGFTIYPFTKMGNERMVEIVKQYGPERIMINSAADWGISDPLAVPKTAALMKQSGISDEAIKLVTFTNAVTAFAQSGQLSLDELMQPKGIDQSQRYNGSSVLRGGQAPRVDKESTIIK, from the coding sequence ATGAGTTTTATGGATTCCATTCGTGGCATGTCATTCTTCGATATGCACGTTCACATGACCTCCCGTACCACCGATGATTATCAGGCTATGGCCGATGCAGGTGTGGTAGCAATGATTGAGCCTGCTTTCTGGCTGGGTCAGCCCCGTACGGGTGTCGACTCGTTCCGGGATTATTTCGCGAGTCTGGTTGGGTGGGAGCGTTTTCGGGCATCGCAGTTCGGAATTCGCCATTATTGCACGATCGGCCTGAATTCGAAAGAAGCCAATCAGGAAGAATTGGCTGAACAGGTTATGGAAATTCTGCCATTATTCATCTATAAGGAAGGCGTAGTGGGTGTGGGCGAAATCGGCTTTGATGATCAGACCGCTGCGGAGGATAAATACTATCGTGCGCAACTGGATCTGGCGAAAGAAGCAGGGTTGCCTGTTCAGATTCACACCCCGCATCGCGACAAAAAACAGGGAACCAGCCGAAGCATGGATATTGCCATCGAACATGGCCTGGAACCTGGAATGGTGATTGTGGACCATAACAATGAAGAAACCGTTCGTGAAGTACTGGACCGGGGGTTCTGGGCGGGATTCACCATTTACCCATTCACCAAAATGGGGAATGAGCGCATGGTCGAAATTGTGAAGCAATATGGTCCGGAACGAATTATGATTAACTCGGCTGCTGATTGGGGTATCAGCGATCCATTGGCAGTACCCAAAACGGCCGCTTTGATGAAACAAAGTGGTATTTCGGACGAGGCAATCAAGCTTGTGACGTTTACGAATGCTGTGACCGCCTTCGCACAAAGTGGCCAGCTTAGCCTCGATGAACTGATGCAACCGAAGGGTATCGACCAGAGCCAGCGTTATAACGGCAGTTCGGTGCTGCGTGGCGGTCAGGCACCGCGAGTAGATAAAGAATCAACGATCATTAAATAG